Proteins found in one Pararge aegeria chromosome 12, ilParAegt1.1, whole genome shotgun sequence genomic segment:
- the LOC120628090 gene encoding luciferin 4-monooxygenase-like produces MGIACDSLRDCHLGQLMLEKLRQHQDTICQIDAATGEEETYASVASRSIHLARSMRAFGLKPGDVLALGGKNHLDLHIPFYAALYNGLPMVGVDPLFKYDEIRTLFKLTEPKIAFCQVESFETYSKVAADLGLDMKIVTFEHGDCTMAEFIDKYDTEEPEEDFRVTHFDTDKIYAFLVSTSGTTGKVKVVAFNHKPFIGKIKGLLKLYNYDKMPKKRVLNLSPVNWISNYFMSVGGPLIGDTKVQSSIPDDYEHIIYIINKYKPSTCLIGPTLVSYLVSRKKDVDFSCFKSVTITGSKIFPALLAKLKALLSKDTLAVEAYGQTETIGSVLGPIPNGPSGSCGRPLPIYAIKLVDPTTGVEIKEPYVTGELWNKGPRFTEYYNDPEETALAFSEDGYFKTGDLLYRDENDNYFYIDRLKTLIKYRNSHILPLEVEELISTHPGVKEVCVVGINDPLVGQKAAACVVRNEEACKEVTAQDIKDLVLNKLSKNKQLRGGVVFVDQLPLTSSGKLARSKVLQLVSSMRTE; encoded by the exons ATAGATGCAGCTACAGGTGAAGAGGAAACATATGCCTCAGTGGCTTCCCGATCAATTCATCTTGCTAGATCCATGAGGGCATTTGGCTTGAAACCAGGAGATGTGCTAGCGTTGGGCGGCAAAAATCATTTGGACCTTCACATACCATTTTACGCGGCGCTTTATAACGGTCTGCCAATGGTCGGAGTCGACCCGCTTTTCAAATACG ACGAAATTCGAACACTATTTAAGCTAACAGAACCTAAGATAGCATTCTGTCAAGTTGAATCTTTCGAGACATACTCCAAAGTAGCAGCTGATCTTGGACTGGATATGAAGATTGTCACTTTTGAACACGGAGATTGTACGATGGCAgaatttatcgataaatatgACACAGAAGAACCAGAAGAGGA tttcagagtAACGCACTTCGACACTGACAAGATTTACGCATTCTTGGTCAGCACAAGCGGTACCACGGGCAAAGTGAAAGTTGTAGCGTTCAACCACAAGCCCTTCATTGGCAAAATTAAAGGGCTTCTCAAACTCTACAATTACGATAAAAT GCCCAAGAAGAGAGTATTAAACTTGTCTCCAGTGAATTGGATATCAAACTATTTCATGTCAGTGGGTGGTCCGTTGATCGGAGACACGAAAGTACAGTCCTCAATACCAGATGACTATGaacatattatttacataataaataaatataag CCATCAACATGTCTGATAGGACCTACTTTGGTGTCATATTTAGTAAGTCGTAAGAAAGATGTTGACTTCAGTTGCTTCAAAAGCGTTACCATCACTGGATCCAAAATATTTCCCGCACTGCTGGCTAAGTTAAAG GCGCTTCTTAGTAAAGATACATTGGCCGTGGAAGCGTACGGCCAAACTGAGACGATAGGATCTGTTTTGGGTCCCATCCCAAATGGACCCAGCGGCAGCTGTGGGAGACCTTTACCTATTTACGCCATAAAG tTAGTAGATCCAACTACTGGCGTGGAAATTAAGGAACCTTACGTAACTGGTGAACTATGGAATAAAGGACCTAGATTCACG GAATACTATAATGACCCTGAGGAAACTGCGTTGGCGTTTTCTGAAGACGGCTATTTCAAGACCGGAGATTTACTTTACAGGGATGAAAATGACAATTACTTTTATATAGACAGACTCAAAACTCTAATAAAGTACAGAAATTCTCAC ATCTTGCCATTAGAAGTAGAGGAGCTGATAAGCACACATCCAGGTGTTAAAGAAGTTTGTGTAGTCGGTATTAACGATCCTCTAGTGGGACAAAAGGCAGCGGCGTGTGTGGTCAGGAATGAGGAAGCCTGCAAGGAAGTTACTGCACAGGATATCAAAGATCTGGTTTTAA ATAAACTGTCCAAAAACAAACAATTGCGTGGCGGCGTGGTGTTTGTAGATCAACTGCCGCTAACGTCATCTGGAAAACTAGCGAGGAGTAAAGTTCTACAGTTAGTTTCTAGTATGAGGACGGAATGA